The Streptomyces sp. NBC_00435 nucleotide sequence GATCTCCTGCGCCGTGCTGCACTCGGGCAGATCCGGGGTGTCCAGGAAACAGGCCGGGCGCTGCTTGAGCGTCAGCCGGGTGGCCCATTCGGTGCCGTAGAGATCCTTGAACTGGTTGTAGTCCAGCTCGACATCGACCGGAGTCGATCCAGCGGCGGGCGGCGTGACCTTGATGATGGCGCCGTCGATGGCTTTCGCCTCGGTCGAAGCACGTGTCTCGACCGCGACGGACCACGTCCCCGTGGGGTCGGGCGGAGCAGGGGTTGCCTCGGTCGGGGATGCCTTGCCGAGACTGACCGGCAGTGTTCCGGCCTTGACCAGCTTGTTCCCGGTAACCCCGGTCAGCGGGACAGTCTCAGTAGCACCGGCCGGTGGGGTCACCTTCGATGGTTCATAGGCCCGCAGCGGAGCATCGGTGGCGGGCTCCCAGCCGGCCAGCTTCGCAGCCTCGACCTTGTCGAGCTTCACCTTGATGTCACTCTGCAGCCCGGGTAGTTGCACCCCGTCACGGCCACCCGGTGGCGCTGCCCAGGCCTGGGTCGGCAACAGCGTGACGACCAGCATCACGGACAGCGCGACACTGGCCCGCCCGGCAAGGCGCGCCCGTCTCGCGCGCGCCTCTCTACTTCCGGGCAGGCGGAAATTGTTCGCCGAGAACGGCGACATGTGGACCCCCCCACGTACTGCCCCCGCGGCTGGCGCGCACGGCTGACAGGAAACTGACAAATAGCCAGCTGATTCTGTCGGGCGGGCACTGCGAAAATCCATGGGTAAATACCCGCTGTGGTCTTTGTCACTTTATCAGTGGCGTATGCCGGGACAATCAATGCAAATCGGTCACAAATGGCCGGTGGGGAATTAAAAGTGAGGTGTGACGATGTCGGAGGGATGGTCCATGCTCGGCTCGCGCATCCTGCGCGTGAATGGTTAGCGGGGAGCAGGCCCTTCAAGTTCAGGCCAGTGGCCTAAATGCTCTGTCAGTGCCGAGGGTTGCGGGACTACGCTGCCCGAGGGGGGAGAAGAATCATGACCGTCAGTGAATCCGTGGATGAAAGTCCGCCAACAGGCACAGAACAAGGTGAATGTGCCGTAGCCGCGCTTCGTCGGTACAGGCGGCGAAGAGTCTTGGGCGGGCTCGCCGCATTCACGGCACTAGCGCTCGCGCTACCCGTCGTCGTGCACCTGACCGACAGCGGGAAGCCGCAGCGCCGGCCGGGCAAGGGTGGACCTGTCACGGAGTCGCAGGCGCGCCGTCTGGCGTCAGGGACCGGTAAGGAGGTCGAGGCAACGGCGGCACGCAGCGCCAACACCACCACGTGGGCTCGGCCTGACGGAACGTTCCACAAGCAGGTCTTCAGCAGCGCGTTTCGCGCCAAGGTGGACGGCCAGTGGAAGCCGATCGACACCAGCCTGGCGCGAGTCGAGGGTGGCTTCGCGGCCAAGGCGGTCAACGGTCACGTCGTCTTCAGTGCCGGATCCGGGGCGAAGCCTTCGGGCGGTGGGGAGCGCTCTTCGCGCGGCGTGAGCCGAGTGGCTCTGCGGCGCGACACACCTGCGGACACGTGGACCGAGCTGGTCCGGCTGAACACGGACGGCCACGACATCGTGGTGAGTTGGCCCGGGCCCATGCCCGAGCCGGTCATCGACGGACCGCGCGCACTGTACGAGAACGTCCGGCCGGGCATCGACCTGGTCATGACCGCGCAGGACGGCGGCTACTCACATCTGCTGGTCCTCAAGGACAGGCAGGCGGCGGCTGATCCGCTGCTCGGCCAGCTGAAGTACCAGCTGGCCTCTCCCGACCTGACGTTCCGTCTCGATGAGGAGTCGGGGGCGGTCAGCGCTCGCGACGACAAGGACGCGGAAGTCGCCGGATCACCCACCCCGATGATGTGGGACTCCAGCGGCAAGGTCGCCACCACCGACGACGAGCCGGCCTGGAAGCCGACCGACGTCGCGAAGGATCACCCGACGCTCGCCCTGCACGGTCTCGCGGGCGCGGAGGGCGCACGTCTGAAGCCCGCCGCGGCGGCCCTTGTTGACAACACCCTTTCAGTGACTCCCGACAGCTCCATTTTGAATGCCCCGGAAACCATGTATCCGGTCTTCATCGACCCCTCGTTCAAGGGCCACAAGAGCGCCTGGACGCTTCTCTACAAGACGGCAGATACCTCAAGCTTCTACAACGGGCAGAACTTCAACGCGAGCGGCACGAACGAAGCCCGCGTCGGCTACGAGTCGACCTCGGGCGGTACATCTCGCTCCATCTTCAACTTCGAATTCGGCAGCGAGCTCCGCGGCGCCGGCATCCGCTCGGCCAGCGTGCATGCCTTGCAGACGTATTCGTGGTCGTGCGACCGGAAGCGGATGGACGTCTACTCGACCCCGCGGATCTACTCCTCGAGCACGTGGAAGAACACGGCGGGATTCTGGGGCAACAAAGTCGCCGAGGAACTGGCGGGATACGGCTACAACAGCTCATGCCCCGACAACTGGATCGCCCCCGACATCAAGGGTCTGGTCACCAACGCGGCCAACGCAGGCTGGGGCGACCTGTCGCTGGGATTCGCGGCGCCGGACGAGTCGAACTCGTACTACTGGAAGAAGCTCCTCGCCAATGGTGAGAGCGCCCCGTACCTCGACATCGTCTACAACACACCCCCTGACATCCCGGTCGCGGCGAACATGCAGACCATCCCCGGCGGCCCGTGCCTCACCACCGGCGCCGGCAACAGCATCGGCAAGACACCTGTGACCTTCCAGGTCAAGGGCACCGACCGTGACGGGAACCTCAACCAGGTGCAGATCGGCATCTGGCCCGCCGACGGCGGCCAGTCCGTCTTCAGCCAGTGGCTGACACCCGCCAGCGACGGCGTTGCCACCACCGTGATCCCCTGGGAGTCCTTCACCGCCGGGAAGAAGTACCACTGGCTCGCCCGCACCAGCGACACCGACGGCTGGCAGTCCCCGGGCAGCGGCCCCCAGGACTCGGGAGGCGGTGGCTGGTGTACGTTCACCGTCGACCACACCGCCCCGCCGAACCCCGGCATCAGATCCACGCACTTCCCGGCGCCCGGCCCCGACGCCACCGAGTGGAGCGTGAATCCCGCTGGCACAAAGGACCAGTGGATCGAGGTCCTGGGCAACGGTGCCAAGCCCGAGGACATCCGCGAGTACCAGTGGAGCCTGAACCACCCCCTCTACGACCAGAAGGCGTGGCCGTGGAAGGACGACCTGGCCTCGATCGGACTCCAGGCCGACATCGCCGGCCCGAACGTTCTCTACGTCCGGACCGTCAGCAAGTCCGGCAACATCTCCACCCCGACCGAATACCTCTTCTACGTCCAGCCCGGACCCGGCCAGGACGAACCCGGCGACGTCACCGGTGACGGAGAACCCGACATCCTCGCCATCGACGCCGCCGGAAACCTCCGTACCTACGCGGGCGACCAGAACGGCGACACCGACGCGTACATCCCGGGCGCCGTCCAGGACGGCAAGCCGGTCGCTCCCGGTTACTGGAAGAGCGTCAACGGCAAGTCGGCACTCATCGCCCACTCCACCGACTGGTACCCCGGCGACGGCATCACCGACCTCATCGCCCGGATGCCCGACGGCAAGCTGTACGTCTACCCCGGCACCGGCACCGGCCAGTTCGACGTCGGCCGCCGCATGGAGATCCTGCTGCCCGCAGGCGCGCCGGATCCGGCGACCCTGCGGCAGATCGTCGCCTCGGAAGACGTCGACGGCGACGGATTCGCGGACATGTTCGGCCTTGACGAGGACGGCTTCTGGGCGTTCACCGGATACAGCGGAGCGAGCTTCTCCTCGACCAAGAGGCTGTCCGGCAACTGGGCACCGCGCGACGTCATCGGTGTCCGTGACGTCACCGGAGACAAGGTCCCCGACCTCCTGTTCCGCAACGCCGCCGGCCTCATCCTGCGCATCGGCAAGCCGGGTGCGAACGGTGGAGCAGACCTCAACTCCCTCGCGGCCGCGGCCAACGCCGAAGGCGGGCACGACAACGTGTACGCCACGACGGGCTGGCTGAGAGCCGACAAACCCACCGTTCTCGGTACACCGGACGCCACCGGAGACGGCATCCCCGATATCTGGGCCCTGGACACCGCCGGGAACCAGACGCTCTTGCGAGGCGGAACCGACCAGGTCGGCGGCGCGTCCGGCGCGGACGAGGACGGCTGGAACACCTTCCTCACCATCGGCTAACAACCCCTGGTACGCGACCAGTACCCACCACGGCGCCCGGCCGGGACACAGCTCCCCGCCGGGCGCCGGCACGCCCCGCGCTGATCGACGTCGACGGCCTCGGCGGTGCCATCGACCAAGGCGTCACCCACGGCACCGGCTTCGATGAAGCGGTCGACCGCTACGAGACGTCCGTGCAGGCCATGGGCTTCCTGCCGGATGCGGAGCCGACCGCCTGGGTCACTGCCCGGGGTCGTGTCCGGCGGCGGTCGCGTCGTGGCGGGCCGCCGCCGCGTCCGTGACGTCCAGGAACACTTGGTCCAGCTCGTGCCAGCGGCCGCGTACCTCGCGCCGGATGCGCACCATCGCGTCCTCCACGGTCTCGCTGTCGTAACCCGGGGTCAGGTCGACGCGCGCGGCCACCATGACCGAGTCGGGAGCCAGACGCATGGTCAGCAACGCGGTGACCGTGTCGATCTCCGGCTGCTGGGCCAGGAACGCGCGCACCTGGCGCTGGACGCCGGGGTCGGCCGCTTCGCCGACCAGTTGGACGCGCGCCGCCCGGCCGAGCGTGTAGGCGACGTAGACGAGCAGGACGCCGATCAGGATGGAGGCGGACGCCTCGTACGCGATCTCCCCGGTCACCATGTGCAGGGCGATGCCCGCGATCGCGAGCAGGACACCGACGCAGGCGGTGCTGTCCTCGGCCAGCACCGTCCGTAGGGCCGGATCTCGGCCCGCCCGGATCTCGGCAGCCATACCGCGGCCGGCCGCCCGCGCGGCGCTCCGCACCTGGAGCAGCGCCCGGACGAGCGAAGCCCCTTCCGCGGCCAGGGCGACGATGAGGACGGCCAGCCCGATGAGGTAGCCGTCGCGCGATTCGGAGCCGCCGGAGCGGAAGGCCTCGATGCCCTGGAAGACGGAGAAGCAGCCGCCGGTGACGAAGATGCCGACGGCCGCGAGCAGGGACCAGAAGAACCGCTCCATGCCGTAACCGAAGGGGTGGCGCGCGTCCGCCGGGCGGCGGCTGCGTTTGAGGGAGGCCAGGAGGAAGACCTCGTTGAGGCTGTCGGCGATCGAGTGCGCCGCCTCCGACAGCAGCGCCGGGGAAGCGGCAATGACCCCGCCAAGGCCCTTGGCCACACAGATGGCGAGGTTGGCGGCGAGCGCGACCCAAATGGTCTTGCGCGTCTGCGCGTCCCGGCCGCTGCCCGACGTCCCGCGCGCCTTGTCCGCGGCCATGCCACGTCCCTCCTTCTGCCCGGCTGTCGCTTGCTGTCGCTTCACACGCACGGCGCCTGCTCGATGGCGGTGGGTCCAAACCCCTTGGCCGGGGAGCCGGTCCCGCCCGGCCGCGCCTGCTCCGTCGGAGGAACCTCATGCGGGGGGCCGAACCCTCATGCCGGGTCCGCGGCGGGCCGGACCGAGAGCGGGGTGGCGATCTGCTCCAGCGACCTGCCCTCGGCCGCGACCGCGTAGAAGACGGCCACCAGCCCCGCGGCCACCATGAGCCCGGCGCCGACGCAGAAGGCGACCACCGCGTCGGACACGACCCCGCTGGAAGTCAGCCCCGCGAAGAGCAGCGGGCCCGAGATGCCGCCCGCCGCCGTACCGATGGCGTAGAAGAACGCGATGGCCATCGCCCGGGTCTCCATCGGGAAGATCTCGCTGACCGTCAGGTAGGCCGAGCTGGCCCCGGCTGAGGCGAAGAAGAGCACGAAGCACCAGCAGGCGGTCATCGTCACGGCGGTGAGCCTGCCGGCGCCGAAGAGCCACGCGGTGCCGAACAGCAGCAGCCCTGACAGGATGTACGTGCCCGCGATCATCGGCCGTCGCCCGACGGTGTCGAACATGCGCCCCAGCAGCAGCGGTCCGAGGAAGTTCAGGAAGGCCACGACGGCGAAGTAGAAGCCGGTGACCCCGCTGGAGACGTGGAAGAACGTGACGAGGATGGAACCGAAGCCGAAGGTGATCGCGTTGTACAGGAAGGCCTGGCCGACGAAGAGCGACAGGCCGAGGACGGCGCGGCGCGGATAGGACCGGAAGACCGTCCTAGCGATCTCGCCGAAGCCGATGCTGTGCCGCTGGGTCATCGTGATGGCCTGCTCCGGCTCGGCCAGCCGAATGCCCTTTTCCTCTTCCACCCGCCGTTCCACGTCCGTGACCAGTGCCTCCGCCTCCTCGGCCCGGCCGTGGATGATCATCCATCGCGGGCTTTCGGGTACGTGGCGCCGCACCAGCAGGATGACCAGCCCGAGCACGACCCCCAGGGCGAACGTCAGCCGCCAGCCCAGGGCCTTCGGGAAGATCCCGGTGTCCAGGGCGAGGACCGACAGGAGGGCGCCCGCGACGGCGCCGATCCAGAAGCTGCCGTTGATGATCAGATCGACGCGGCCGCGGAACCTGCTGGGGATCAGCTCGTCGATCGCGGAGTTGATGGCCGCGTACTCGCCGCCGATGCCGAACCCGGTGAGGAAACGGAAGAGGAAGAACCACCAGGCGGAGAAGGACACGGCCGTCAGCGCGGTCGCCGCCAGGTAGACGCCGAGGGTGACCAGGAACAGCTTCTTGCGGCCGAACAGGTCGGTCAGGCGGCCGAAGACCAGCGCACCCGAGCAGGCACCCGCCACGTAGAGGGCGGCCCCGAGCCCGGTGACCTGGGAGTCGGTGATCGAGAGCCCGCTGCCGTCCTCGGAGATCCGGCTCGCGATGCTCCCGACGACGGTCACTTCGAGACCGTCCAGGATCCATACGGTCCCCAGCCCGATCACGATCATCCAGTGCCACCGTGACCACGGCAGCCGGTCCAGTCGTGCCGGCACTTTGGTGGTGACGGACGCCGTCCTCGACTCGGTTCGCTCCGACATGCTCCGGCGTCTGCCCGGGCCGCCGCGCCGCAAACGGCCCGCCCGGGCCCGGAGAAGCGGCCGTCAGGGGAGTTCCGGGACGAAGGGGAGGTAGTCCGTCCCCGGAGCGGAGGGGATCACGGTGTAGCTGGCCTCGGGAAGCTCGTTCCACACGCCCGGCAGGTCCCCCAGCGGCTCGGAGACCACGATGCGGGTCTGGTCGGAGATCTCGCGGAGGTAGTCCAGTTCCGGGTGGAGGTGGCGGACGGTCTCGGCGCGGCTGCTGTAGAAGAGCGAGCGGGACTCGCCCTGGCTGGAGTAGCGGAACGCCCATACCCGCTCTCCGTCGCTGACCGCCACGGTCATCTGGAGCGGTTCCGGTACCCCGTGCTCCTTGCCGAGCCGTTCCACGAGCCCCGCCATCCTGGCCACCGCCCCCGGGACGTCCTGGTCGAGCCCGAAGGTGACCGCCAGGTAGAACATCACCTCGGAGTCGGTGGACCCCTCGATCGACGCGAAGAGCGCGGGGTCGACGGCCATGCACAGGTCCCGCTGGAGCCGGTCGAAGTCCGCGATGGCGCCGTTGTGCATCCACAGCCAGCGCCCGTGCCGGAACGGGTGGCAGTTGGTCTGCTGCACGGCCGAGCCCGTAGAGGCGCGGACGTGCGCGAAGAACAGCGGTGAGCGGACGTGCGCGGCCAGCTCGCGCAGGTTGCGGTTGTTCCAGGCCGGCGCGATGTCCCGGAAGATCGCCGGGGTGCCGTCGCCGTCCGCGCTGTACCAGCCGATGCCGAAGCCGTCGCCGTTGGTCGCTTCGACACCCATCCGGGCATGGAGGCTCTGGTTGATCAGCGAGTGCTCGGGCCGGTAGAGCACGGCGTCGAGCAGCATCGGCGATCCTGAGTAGGCGAGCCACCGGCACATGGGCGCATCCCTTCCGCACGTCCCTTTCGGGGCCTGGTCCGAGCCTAACCCGGCGCCTCTCCTCCGTCCGCGCTCCCGCGCCGGGGCCACCGCGGAGGTGCTGCGGCCCGAAGAGTGCTGGATCACCCTGGGTCAGGTCCGGTCGCCCACGGCGACCGGGACCCGCGCTCTCCGCTCCAGCGGCCCGCCGCGACCGCCCATCGCGGCCACCAGGTCTTACGGTGGTCCTGGTCCTGGTCCTGGTCCTGGCCGCGGCCCCGGCCCCGTCTCAGGTCGAGGCGTTCTTCACGAGGGTGCCGATCCTCGCCTCGGCCTCGGGGGTCATCTCCGTCAGGGCGTAGGAAGTCGGCCACATGGAGCCCTCGTCGAGATGCGCCTGGTCGCTGAAGCCGAGCGTCGCGTAGCGCGCCTTGAACTTCTCCGCGCTCTGGAAGAAGCAGACCACCTTCCCGTCCCTGGCGTACGCGGGCATCCCGTACCAGAGCTTCGGTTCGAGGTCCGGGGCGCTCGCCCTGACGACCGCGTGGACGCGTTCGGCCATGACCCGGTCCGAGTCCGTCATTTCGGCGATCTTCACGAGCACGGCGGCCGCCTCCTCCGCCGCCTTGTCGGCGCGCGAGCCGCGGCGCGCCGACGCCTTGAGCTCCTTGGCCCGCTCCTTCATCGCGGCCCGTTCCTCCTCCGTGAAGCCCTCGGTGGTCCGGTGGGACGTGCTCGTGGCGGGTTTCTGGGTGTTCGTCATCGCGGGTTCCTCTCGGAAATATGAGGTGATCTGCTGAAGTGGCTTACTGGGAAATGGAGTTGACTGCGCTTTCTCAGCCCCAGGCTCCTGCGATCTGGCGGGTCGTGGCGTTGAGCCGGTTGAACATGTTGGTGACGCCGATCATCAGGACGATCGCGGCCAGCTGCTTCTCGTCGAAGTACGTGGCGGCGGTGTCCCAGACCTCGTCGTTCACCGCGTCGGGACGATCGGCCAGCCGCGTCGCGGCCTCGGCCAGCGTGAGGGCCGCGCGCTCCTCGTCGGTGAAGTACGGGGCCTCGCGCCAGGCGGCGACCGTGGCCAGCCGCTCGTCGCTCACCCCGGCCTTGCGGGCCGACTTCGCGCCACCGTCCACGCAGGCGCTGCAGCCGTTGATCTGGCTGACCCGCAGGTGCACCAGCTCCAGGATCTGCCCGTCCACCCCACCGGAGTGCACGGCCTTGAAGATCTCCTGAATGGGCTGCATGGCGCTGGACAGGACGACGGCGGGGTTCTGCATGCGGGACTGCATCTCGATGTGCTCCTCTTTCGTGGCCGGTGCCCCGTTCCTCCGGGGCATGGCTCCATGACAGCCGCAGTGGACCGGTACGGCGATGGCCGTGGGACGCCGTGGGACAGGCGGAACATCCTTGACCGGCGGAGATCGGGGCCGGGATACTTCGGCCCGGACGGGACAGGGATGCGGGGGGACCGTGGACGTGGAACGACGGACGGTGAAGGACGACCCGCTGGGCGAATTGGCCGCACGGCTGCGGCTGCTCCAGGAACTGTCCGGGCTCGGCGTACGGGCCCTCGCACGGGACACCGGCCTCAGCTCCTCCTCGCTCTCGCGCTACCTCAGCGGCCAGACCGTGCCGCCGTGGCCCGCGGTGATCGCCCTCTGCCGCCTCGTCAAACGTGACCCCCGCCCCCTGCGCCCCCTGTGGGAGCAGACCTCCAACCCCCTGCCGGCGCCCCCGAAGGCCTCCCGCCAGCTCCATCCGAGGCCCCGTAACGACCTGCCGCGCGACACAGCCGACTTCACCGGGCGCGAGTCCCAACTCACGGCCGTGCGCGCCGCGGTGGACAGTCACGGGGTGGTGGCCGTCGACGGCATGGCGGGCGTGGGCAAGACCTGCCTGGCGGTGCACGCCGCCCACGGGCTCGCCGCCGCGTACCCGGACGCCCAGCTCTACGTGGACCTGCACGGATTCACCGAAGGCCGCGAGCCGCTCGACCCCGATTCCGCGCTGCGGATGCTGCTCGGCGCGCTCGACGTCCCGTCCGAGCGGGTGCCGCAGGACGGCGTGGAGCGGCTCGCCTCCTGCTGGCGCTCGGAACTGGCCGGCCGGCGGGCCGTCGTGGTCCTCGACAACGCCGCCGACGCCGACCAGGTCCGCCCGCTGCTGCCCGGCGCCGGCCCCTCCGTCGTCCTGATCACCAGCCGCAACCGGCTGCTGGGCCTGGACGAGGTGCCCCCGGTGTCGCTGGACGTGCTCAGCCCGGAGGAGAGTGCCGAGCTGCTGGCCCGGGCGAGCGGCGACCCCAGCGGCCCCGAAGGCCGGCTGGCCCGCGAACCGGAGTCCGCCGCCGAGGTGCTGCGGCTGTGCGGCCGTCTCCCGCTGGCCCTGCGGCTGGCCGCGGCCCGGCTGCGGCATCGGCCGGGCTGGACCGTGGGCATCCTCGTCGAGCGGATGGCGCGGGGTGCGAGCGAGTTCGACACCGCATTCGCCATGTCCGTACGGCAGTTGGACCGCTCCCAGGCCCGGCTCTTCCGGTTGCTCGGCCTGCTCCCCGGAGGATCCTTCGACGAGTACGCGGTGGCGGCCCTGGCGGACGTGCCGCTGCACAGCGCCCGGACGGCGCTGGAGGACCTGGTCGACGCGCACCTGGTCCAGCAGCCCGCGGCGGGCCGCTACCGGCTGCACGACCTGGTGCACCAGCACGCCCGGCAGGCCTGCGCGCGGCAGGACCCGCAGGCCGAGCGGGAACAGGCGCTGGGCCGCTTCCTCGACTACTACGTGCACGCGGCGGCCGCCGCCGACGCCGCGATGCCGGTCCTGTCGCCCGGCCGCCCGGCCTCCGCGGGCCTGCCCCCGGCCGAGCTGCCGCGGTTCGCGGACAAGGACGCGGCCTTCGCCTGGCTCGCCTCCGAGTACGAGACGATGATCGCCGTCTTCGAGACGGCGGTCGCCGTCGGGGCGGACGCGCACGTGTCCGAGCTCCCGCGCTTCCTGCGGGCGTACTTCGCCCGGCGCTGCGGTACGACCCACCTCAACCACCTCTTCGAGCGGTCGCTGGCCGCCGCCGAGCGCCTGGGTGATCCGCTGCAACTGGCCGAGGCGTACAGCGACCTGGGCTTCGCGCGCTACAACGCGGGCCGGATGACGGAGGCCGCGGCCGCCTACGAGGCCGCCGGACTGTGGATGTCCGAGGCGGGCGAC carries:
- a CDS encoding DNRLRE domain-containing protein, which encodes MHLTDSGKPQRRPGKGGPVTESQARRLASGTGKEVEATAARSANTTTWARPDGTFHKQVFSSAFRAKVDGQWKPIDTSLARVEGGFAAKAVNGHVVFSAGSGAKPSGGGERSSRGVSRVALRRDTPADTWTELVRLNTDGHDIVVSWPGPMPEPVIDGPRALYENVRPGIDLVMTAQDGGYSHLLVLKDRQAAADPLLGQLKYQLASPDLTFRLDEESGAVSARDDKDAEVAGSPTPMMWDSSGKVATTDDEPAWKPTDVAKDHPTLALHGLAGAEGARLKPAAAALVDNTLSVTPDSSILNAPETMYPVFIDPSFKGHKSAWTLLYKTADTSSFYNGQNFNASGTNEARVGYESTSGGTSRSIFNFEFGSELRGAGIRSASVHALQTYSWSCDRKRMDVYSTPRIYSSSTWKNTAGFWGNKVAEELAGYGYNSSCPDNWIAPDIKGLVTNAANAGWGDLSLGFAAPDESNSYYWKKLLANGESAPYLDIVYNTPPDIPVAANMQTIPGGPCLTTGAGNSIGKTPVTFQVKGTDRDGNLNQVQIGIWPADGGQSVFSQWLTPASDGVATTVIPWESFTAGKKYHWLARTSDTDGWQSPGSGPQDSGGGGWCTFTVDHTAPPNPGIRSTHFPAPGPDATEWSVNPAGTKDQWIEVLGNGAKPEDIREYQWSLNHPLYDQKAWPWKDDLASIGLQADIAGPNVLYVRTVSKSGNISTPTEYLFYVQPGPGQDEPGDVTGDGEPDILAIDAAGNLRTYAGDQNGDTDAYIPGAVQDGKPVAPGYWKSVNGKSALIAHSTDWYPGDGITDLIARMPDGKLYVYPGTGTGQFDVGRRMEILLPAGAPDPATLRQIVASEDVDGDGFADMFGLDEDGFWAFTGYSGASFSSTKRLSGNWAPRDVIGVRDVTGDKVPDLLFRNAAGLILRIGKPGANGGADLNSLAAAANAEGGHDNVYATTGWLRADKPTVLGTPDATGDGIPDIWALDTAGNQTLLRGGTDQVGGASGADEDGWNTFLTIG
- a CDS encoding cation diffusion facilitator family transporter is translated as MAADKARGTSGSGRDAQTRKTIWVALAANLAICVAKGLGGVIAASPALLSEAAHSIADSLNEVFLLASLKRSRRPADARHPFGYGMERFFWSLLAAVGIFVTGGCFSVFQGIEAFRSGGSESRDGYLIGLAVLIVALAAEGASLVRALLQVRSAARAAGRGMAAEIRAGRDPALRTVLAEDSTACVGVLLAIAGIALHMVTGEIAYEASASILIGVLLVYVAYTLGRAARVQLVGEAADPGVQRQVRAFLAQQPEIDTVTALLTMRLAPDSVMVAARVDLTPGYDSETVEDAMVRIRREVRGRWHELDQVFLDVTDAAAARHDATAAGHDPGQ
- a CDS encoding MFS transporter gives rise to the protein MSERTESRTASVTTKVPARLDRLPWSRWHWMIVIGLGTVWILDGLEVTVVGSIASRISEDGSGLSITDSQVTGLGAALYVAGACSGALVFGRLTDLFGRKKLFLVTLGVYLAATALTAVSFSAWWFFLFRFLTGFGIGGEYAAINSAIDELIPSRFRGRVDLIINGSFWIGAVAGALLSVLALDTGIFPKALGWRLTFALGVVLGLVILLVRRHVPESPRWMIIHGRAEEAEALVTDVERRVEEEKGIRLAEPEQAITMTQRHSIGFGEIARTVFRSYPRRAVLGLSLFVGQAFLYNAITFGFGSILVTFFHVSSGVTGFYFAVVAFLNFLGPLLLGRMFDTVGRRPMIAGTYILSGLLLFGTAWLFGAGRLTAVTMTACWCFVLFFASAGASSAYLTVSEIFPMETRAMAIAFFYAIGTAAGGISGPLLFAGLTSSGVVSDAVVAFCVGAGLMVAAGLVAVFYAVAAEGRSLEQIATPLSVRPAADPA
- a CDS encoding class II glutamine amidotransferase, with the translated sequence MCRWLAYSGSPMLLDAVLYRPEHSLINQSLHARMGVEATNGDGFGIGWYSADGDGTPAIFRDIAPAWNNRNLRELAAHVRSPLFFAHVRASTGSAVQQTNCHPFRHGRWLWMHNGAIADFDRLQRDLCMAVDPALFASIEGSTDSEVMFYLAVTFGLDQDVPGAVARMAGLVERLGKEHGVPEPLQMTVAVSDGERVWAFRYSSQGESRSLFYSSRAETVRHLHPELDYLREISDQTRIVVSEPLGDLPGVWNELPEASYTVIPSAPGTDYLPFVPELP
- a CDS encoding iron chaperone, which gives rise to MTNTQKPATSTSHRTTEGFTEEERAAMKERAKELKASARRGSRADKAAEEAAAVLVKIAEMTDSDRVMAERVHAVVRASAPDLEPKLWYGMPAYARDGKVVCFFQSAEKFKARYATLGFSDQAHLDEGSMWPTSYALTEMTPEAEARIGTLVKNAST
- a CDS encoding carboxymuconolactone decarboxylase family protein, translating into MQSRMQNPAVVLSSAMQPIQEIFKAVHSGGVDGQILELVHLRVSQINGCSACVDGGAKSARKAGVSDERLATVAAWREAPYFTDEERAALTLAEAATRLADRPDAVNDEVWDTAATYFDEKQLAAIVLMIGVTNMFNRLNATTRQIAGAWG
- a CDS encoding tetratricopeptide repeat protein, which codes for MDVERRTVKDDPLGELAARLRLLQELSGLGVRALARDTGLSSSSLSRYLSGQTVPPWPAVIALCRLVKRDPRPLRPLWEQTSNPLPAPPKASRQLHPRPRNDLPRDTADFTGRESQLTAVRAAVDSHGVVAVDGMAGVGKTCLAVHAAHGLAAAYPDAQLYVDLHGFTEGREPLDPDSALRMLLGALDVPSERVPQDGVERLASCWRSELAGRRAVVVLDNAADADQVRPLLPGAGPSVVLITSRNRLLGLDEVPPVSLDVLSPEESAELLARASGDPSGPEGRLAREPESAAEVLRLCGRLPLALRLAAARLRHRPGWTVGILVERMARGASEFDTAFAMSVRQLDRSQARLFRLLGLLPGGSFDEYAVAALADVPLHSARTALEDLVDAHLVQQPAAGRYRLHDLVHQHARQACARQDPQAEREQALGRFLDYYVHAAAAADAAMPVLSPGRPASAGLPPAELPRFADKDAAFAWLASEYETMIAVFETAVAVGADAHVSELPRFLRAYFARRCGTTHLNHLFERSLAAAERLGDPLQLAEAYSDLGFARYNAGRMTEAAAAYEAAGLWMSEAGDTRAEAELALRRGYLRWEQGSAEEPLELFALAGKLYEQAGSPAGAAHAAASEAWAMLQLGHHEEAARRAREVLEVPHVDPAWPPALTARITLGMAIAVEAPAEAAEHLHRALALARGDGHMNNEAWCLNCLGVALRRMGRYEEALASHREAFALLDELFEEHWKIRFLNAYAETCRLAGLPEEALRLHRQVLELAPRLGYRHEEALAREGVAILLGAPVPAVPEGPPVHR